In a single window of the Lacerta agilis isolate rLacAgi1 chromosome 15, rLacAgi1.pri, whole genome shotgun sequence genome:
- the TIMM8B gene encoding mitochondrial import inner membrane translocase subunit Tim8 B produces the protein MEDPEREADVSELQRLVAVEEQRARLAAQVHNFMEVCWEKCVDKPGSKLDSRTETCLANCVNRFIDTTLSITNRFAQIIQKGGH, from the exons ATGGAGGACCCGGAGAGGGAGGCCGACGTCTCGGAGCTGCAGCGCCTGGTGGCTGTCGAGGAGCAGCGCGCCCGCCTCGCCGCCCAG GTTCACAACTTCATGGAGGTCTGCTGGGAAAAATGTGTTGACAAGCCAGGTTCCAAGCTGGACTCCAGAACAGAAACTTGCCTCGCCAACTGCGTCAACCGCTTCATAGACACAACACTGTCCATCACCAACCGCTTTGCACAGATAATACAGAAAGGAGGCCATTGA